The following coding sequences lie in one Opisthocomus hoazin isolate bOpiHoa1 chromosome 7, bOpiHoa1.hap1, whole genome shotgun sequence genomic window:
- the E2F8 gene encoding transcription factor E2F8, with the protein MRPAGGEMRPGKKENRSRRRVPKTPLKQAATSPPVLTEVQPLATPPKPQKTPPADPWTPTSNLKMLISAASPEIRSREQRRELSDRASQLLQAGHSLQEHLSGDEYEKSQPSRKEKSLGLLCHKFLARYPNYPSTAENNYICLDEVAEELNVERRRIYDIVNVLESLHMVSRLAKNRYTWHGRHNLSKTLQALKKVGEENKYTQQIQMIRKREYEQEFDFDGERNEETARSLGSNEHSEMSFIELPGMEFRAASVNSRKDKSLRVMSQKFVMLFLVSTPQIVSLEVAAKILIGEDQLEDLDKSKFKTKIRRLYDIANVLSSLELIEKVHVTEERGRKPAFKWTGPEVLSDIQDTKLEKPSTPCPPPLSESIPSKEQCSKNLFPSRGKQNFTRHPSLIKLVKSIESDRRKIQSAPTSPVKISATTEQSLSAFPGKTAQVPAISRHQLEGQSKKAQEMKLPRSALECHLSSPEAVAKPEAPRAAAASQPPLGVCPPSHSPVPPAILPHPHSGVSYAIYLHPSQAPTVPTYSPSFMLQPLPCANVTGIKSTNPSVLNKVTTEEGDSHIATDDPTKSLTAKERPPLKSEASSQRCLKRSQALQENNLIKRFRSDEESLDTSLGESIKNERPPSNSSQVNHEMDTFQEERHSKPEILDQNMASRYDQCKREDMPGDEDKTKTKQGIPVAFAIPAHETFFPSGYLIALTQCTNGNKAGFSDKEKAGICSLQHTTYSSPIAGVIPVTASELKAVNIPAFHITPLNIMLSPTSIAAAPVLSNPCLNSSNTSSAPNPSSSVLNFTLQHIGLIPAGVQVPANPPLQHVPVPSQPENVSQGSGNASLHEEKPSVPKEPQQPQTVTENFFHTPGGPNTVSSVSANPDGTDRISQGTLYIPQRKLEVSKD; encoded by the exons ATGCGGCCGGCGGGCGGCGAGATGCGGCCCGGCAAGAAG GAGAACCGTTCCCGCAGGAGAGTACCGAAAACCCCCCTGAAACAAGCAGCTACCTCGCCTCCCGTCCTGACGGAGGTCCAGCCCCTGGCCACCCCGCCGAAGCCTCAGAAGACCCCCCCGGCAGACCCATGGACGCCCACCTCCAACCTGAAGATGCTGATCAGCGCGGCCAGCCCCGAGATCCGGAGCAGGGAGCAGCGAAGGGAGCTGTCAGACCGcgccagccagctcctgcaggccgGACACTCTTTGCAG GAGCACTTATCGGGAGACGAATACGAAAAATCTCAGCCAAGTCGCAAAGAGAAAAGTCTAGGATTGCTGTGTCATAAATTCTTGGCTCGATATCCCAACTACCCCAGCACTGCAGAGAATAATTATATTTGCCTCGATGAAGTGGCTGAAGAGCTCA atgttgAACGTAGGCGCATATATGATATTGTGAACGTGCTAGAGAGCCTGCACATGGTGAGCCGCCTTGCCAAAAACAGATACACTTGGCACGGGCGACATAATCTCTCCAAAACCCTGCAGGCTTTGAAAAAAGTTGGAGAAGAGAACAAGTACACCCAGCAAATTCAGATGATCAGGAAGAGGGAGTACGAGCAGGAATTCGATTTCGATGGTGAAAGAAACGAAGAAACGGCAAGATCTCTTGGCTCAAATGAGCATTCAGAAATGTCTTTTATCGAGCTCCCAGGAATGGAATTTCGTGCTG CGTCAGTAAATAGCAGGAAGGACAAGTCTTTACGAGTGATGAGTCAGAAATTTGTGATGCTGTTTCTTGTATCGACTCCGCAAATAGTAAGCCTTGAAGTTGCTGCTAAAATCTTGATTGGAGAAGACCAGTTAGAAGACTTAGATAAAAGCAAGTTTAAAA ccaaAATTAGGAGACTTTATGACATAGCGAATGTTCTCAGCAGCCTTGAGCTTATCGAGAAAGTTCACGTTACAGAGGAGAGAGGTAGAAAACCAGCATTCAAATGGACAGGACCTGAGGTCTTGTCAGATATTCAGG aTACAAAACTTGAAAAACCTTCTACGCCCTGCCCCCCACCTCTTTCAGAATCCATCCCTTCCAAAGAGCAGTGTTCAAAAAACCTTTTTCCTtcaagaggaaagcaaaacttcACTCGGCACCCATCTCTAATAAAGTTAGTTAAAAGTATAGAAAGCGACAGAAGAAAGATCCAGTCTGCTCCGACCAGTCCAGTTAAAATAAGTGCAA CTACTGAACAAAGTTTATCAGCTTTCCCTGGTAAAACGGCTCAGGTTCCAGCAATCTCCAGACATCAGCTGGAAGGACAATCCAA gaaagcccAAGAGATGAAATTGCCGAGATCTGCTTTGGAATGTCATTTGTCCTCGCCTGAGGCGGTCGCCAAGCCCGAAGCCCCTCGTGCAGCAGCAGCCTCTCAGCCGCCGCTTGGTGTCTGTCCTCCGAGCCACAGTCCCGTCCCACCAGCGATCCTACCTCATCCTCATTCCGGTGTTTCCTATGCAATATATCTGCACCCTTCCCAGGCCCCCACTGTGCCAACATACAGCCCAAGTTTCATGTTGCAGCCTCTACCGTGTGCTAATGTAACTGGAATTAAGAGTACTAATCCAAGCGTATTAAATAAAGTAACCACTGAGGAAGGGGACAGTCACATAGCGACAGATGATCCAACAAAATCCTTGACAGCTAAAGAAAGACCACCTCTAAAATCAGAAGCTTCATCACAGAGGTGCCTTAAAAGATCGCAAGCGTTACAAGAGAATAATTTGATTAAAAGGTTTAGAAGTGACGAGGAAAGCCTTGATACTTCTCTG GGAGAATCTATTAAAAATGAACGACCACCTTCCAATAGCTCACAAGTGAATCACGAAATGGACACTTTCCAGGAAGAGAGGCACAGCAAACCAGAAATATTAGATCAAAACATGGCAAGCCGCTACGACCAATGCAAAAGAGAAGATATGCCAGGAGATGAggacaaaaccaaaactaaacaagGCATACCTGTAGCGTTTGCCATTCCTGCTCATGAG actttTTTCCCATCTGGCTATCTTATTGCTCTGACTCAGTGCACCAATGGCAACAAGGCAGGCTTTTCTGATAAAGAGAAAGCTGGGATATGTTCATTACAGCACACTACCTACAGCTCGCCCATTGCCG gtGTCATTCCAGTGACAGCATCTGAACTGAAAGCGGTTAACATCCCTGCTTTTCATATCACACCCTTGAATATAATGCTGTCACCAACTTCTATAGCTGCCGCGCCTGTACTGAGCAACCCCTGTCTCAACTCAAGCAATACCAGTTCCGCCCCAAATCCCAGTTCTTCAGTTCTGAACTTTACACTGCAACACATAGGACTAATACCTGCTGGTGTGCAAGTTCCTGCAAACCCTCCTCTTCAGCATGTGCCAGTCCCTTCACAACCAGAAAACGTTAGCCAGGGCTCAGGAAACGCGAGCTTGCACGAGGAGAAG CCTTCTGTTCCAAAGGAACCCCAACAGCCCCAGACAGTTACAGAAAACTTTTTCCACACACCAGGAGGGCCAAACACAGTATCTTCAGTGTCTGCAAATCCAGATGGTACCGACAGAATCTCTCAAGGAACTCTGTATATTCCTCAACGAAAACTTGAAGTGTCAAAAGACTAA